The Bacteroidota bacterium genome window below encodes:
- a CDS encoding gliding motility-associated C-terminal domain-containing protein, with the protein MMFIKNIQCLLSNIYFLAILISLDCLAIKSISSSAASRLPPCGFTLNTSSTSPSCNAGTNGTAIITVSSGSGNYSYSWSEASQTGQAATNLSASTYTVTVTDNVAVCTATATVTVTQPLPVINSTTGQSVSCFGYNDGKAWVTPTVAVPQPSYAWSGTTEQNDTLSGLTIGNYTVTVTDNSGCSQSAVISITQPSLLGGTVTSTNSTCNGANNGTATIAPSGGTLPYTYSWNSSPAQATVTATGLGPGTFTIKLSDAKGCEFYYSVNISEAAPLVINNPVITKETCQLGNGKVTISLIGGTPPYTYSWSPPANLQTTSAAINLSAGTYTVTVTDSKGCTAARSAVVTNQFIPPDAIASTVNDVTCFGAANGRVTVLASAGTTPYAYVWSPTGGVAATASGLSPNTYTVVVTDANGCTATSSATITQPAAMSLNPSSVNVTCGLTDGSASVAPAGGTQPYNVVWSNAATGYTAANLGAGTYTVTVTDAGPCTLTASVTIIISNPLIVTTGSTNITCNGNANGTASASASGGSGTFNYSWNPGGYANSSITNLSPAVYTLTVTDGVNVGCTATKTVNITQPGILIPAIAGTNVTCNGLNNGKATSTPTGGTSPYTYVWNTGSATNSTSGLAPGTYSLTVTDSKSCTAVSTVAITQSAVLAVIINTQTNVACSGGSTGSASVIASGGTGTLTYTWAPSGGTSATATARPAGNYTVTVRDANNCSATVVISITQPAAITTTPSVTPSSCGVSGGSATVTPAGGISPYTYSWSSGITANTSTVAGLSSATYTITVRDANACSKTQTLTIAVSNPLAIVPGKTNLTCNGSANGQIGVTVTGGTGSYNYIWTPGGATASTISGLTAGTYTVTVRDAVNSSCSATSAVAITQPALLNVTLTPQNIVCFGQTNGRVTAAASGGVTGYTYSWAPVAGAGNVISNLSAGIYTLTLTDANACTTTKTATVAEPPPLTLTMTKKNVTCIGTYDGGVRGKVTGGTPLYTYNWLPAVGVTDTIGGLGPGTYKLTITDANGCTKVDSAKITEPPAFSISTGGVNPTCYNSDGSVYVSVVGGSGSFSYSWIPSGSTGTTVSGLSAGSYQVRVTDISTGCDTLGTMALTYPAVALAMSSTNVTCKSYGNGIVSVVASGAAAPYTYLWSAGSVTNSAVTGLSPGAYTVTVNDAGGCVRTGSISITEPLILSLSKTSVNVSCFNGNNGTASITAAGGTAAYTYSWSSTQTTNTITGLTAGKYFITLTDQKSCTKIDSVQIAQPAALVTTTASIDVSCNGQGNGRVSVSLIGGTAPYTYTWNPGTILNDTIYNIGPGTYSVTVNDSKGCSVVDNVSVSQPSAITVTMNSTSAGCGSNTGTADAIISGGVTPYTYTWSTGSTSASVINLLKGTYTVTVSDKMGCLKISTVVITEPTGITISFSSINISCNGANDGQVTATASGGTGTYSYSWTPLGTTSATYSALSAGTYTVVVADAVNSNCSAQSTVTITEPVVLSSAIAQTGTSCFGIADGNSTVTVSGGSPAYTYSWSNGASNVTAGLTFSITGLTTQTYSVSITDGNGCTTSQSVSITQPATINSSAFVKQASCGKSDGKIWVTATGGTGLYTYSWSPLFGITDTLKGLSAGTFYVVVTDANGCSQKDTAEILLSTVIKTKLSQVPATCYGRNNGQVIDTVSGGSGAYLYNWSPGGSTNPNPINLTPGMYTVTVSDAALVTCFKIDSILVTEPPAISINPAITKTACTGNNNYVATANVSGGTPGYLYTWSFGGTNPVESNLSPGTYVLQVQDSNGCDTAAIFSITGSSTPFILPPSVVNPKCNFPNGSIAISIFGGATPYSYSWGPSVSVSDSAKNVSAGIYSLTVTDAYNCTNTRTITVVSSSLPPNLIMSGSSAGCYGASTGSASAVAKAGSPPYTYSWSPSGTTTATITGQSAGTYIVTVTDSKSCTVTGSASISEPSAITLAGSSVDASCDNSNGSASVSPAGGTPGYTYSWSNGSSAQTISNVLGGNYMVTVTDNNGCTKTMAVVVNTTNSLTVSVVAADILCYSQSTGSASASITGGTPNFTYSWSNGATSATAANLAAGNYSVTVTDQNGCSSTQTATVTEPVSPVTLSVTSVNAICGKSDGSVTVIANGGTPGYSYSWNSGPTSAGLTGISAGNYTVTVTDINGCGQTAAAVVTNANGPSISINVPANVLCFGKATGEAVVNVTGGTPAYTYNWNNGATGATAAGLTAGAYTITVTDQNGCSTTQAASITQPADSVAGIITVTNAMCGTGDGIVTIAVSGGIPVYTYSWSQGSTAATISGLTGGIYSVTVTDNNGCSINTSATVITMPGILLNIMADSTTCAETTDGKIKIVPISGTPVYTYSWSNGSTLDSIVNLADGTYSVTITDAIGCQMSTSVAITFANSTPVADFSFTPSGIVRPEKQIFFTDLSTSGSSLLWNFGESDPYNNTSTLPDPSHSYYYMGVYCISLVATNTAGCYSSVQKCIEVYADSMFVPNVFTPNNDGSNDLYSVKTYGMRNFDFQIFDRWGLIVFQGGSTSKIDWDGRTPSGMEAPDGTYYYLYTGESLKGKKYQGSGFLELIRGKK; encoded by the coding sequence ATGATGTTTATTAAAAACATACAATGCTTATTATCAAACATATACTTCCTGGCGATTTTAATTTCGCTCGATTGTTTGGCTATAAAAAGTATTAGCTCGTCCGCCGCGAGTCGTTTACCTCCATGTGGATTCACCCTTAATACAAGTTCGACTTCCCCATCCTGTAATGCCGGAACAAATGGTACTGCAATAATAACAGTTTCAAGCGGTAGCGGTAATTATAGTTATAGCTGGAGCGAAGCAAGTCAGACTGGCCAGGCAGCAACTAATTTATCAGCATCGACTTATACTGTAACAGTTACTGACAATGTCGCTGTATGTACAGCTACAGCAACAGTTACGGTCACTCAGCCACTGCCTGTGATCAATAGCACAACGGGTCAAAGTGTTTCCTGTTTCGGGTATAATGATGGAAAGGCATGGGTGACACCAACAGTTGCTGTTCCACAACCTTCTTATGCATGGAGCGGTACTACCGAACAAAATGATACACTATCGGGACTTACCATTGGTAATTATACCGTTACGGTAACGGATAATTCCGGGTGCTCCCAATCTGCAGTAATTTCAATTACTCAGCCTTCATTACTTGGAGGTACAGTTACAAGCACAAACAGTACCTGTAATGGCGCCAATAATGGTACAGCCACCATAGCGCCTTCCGGCGGAACACTTCCTTACACTTATTCATGGAATAGTAGTCCCGCTCAGGCAACTGTAACCGCAACAGGTTTGGGTCCCGGTACATTTACCATCAAGCTGAGTGATGCTAAAGGTTGCGAGTTTTATTATTCGGTAAATATTTCGGAAGCGGCTCCTTTGGTAATAAATAACCCGGTCATCACAAAAGAAACCTGCCAACTGGGGAATGGAAAAGTCACCATATCTCTCATCGGCGGAACACCGCCTTATACTTATTCCTGGAGCCCGCCTGCTAACCTTCAGACTACATCAGCTGCCATTAATTTATCTGCCGGTACTTATACCGTTACTGTAACCGATAGCAAGGGGTGTACTGCTGCACGATCAGCAGTTGTTACAAACCAATTCATTCCTCCGGATGCAATTGCAAGTACTGTGAACGATGTAACATGCTTCGGTGCCGCCAACGGGCGTGTCACGGTATTGGCTTCGGCGGGTACAACTCCTTATGCATATGTCTGGTCCCCAACCGGTGGTGTGGCAGCTACAGCAAGTGGTCTTTCTCCGAATACATATACTGTGGTGGTAACCGATGCCAATGGTTGTACTGCAACATCTTCAGCAACAATAACCCAGCCTGCAGCTATGAGCCTGAATCCTTCTTCGGTAAACGTAACCTGCGGCCTGACAGATGGTTCCGCAAGCGTAGCTCCTGCCGGAGGAACCCAGCCATATAATGTTGTCTGGTCAAATGCCGCCACCGGTTACACCGCGGCTAATCTTGGGGCGGGTACTTATACAGTTACGGTAACAGATGCGGGTCCTTGCACCCTTACGGCAAGTGTAACGATAATTATTTCTAACCCTTTAATTGTGACAACCGGCTCAACCAATATTACCTGTAACGGGAACGCAAATGGTACGGCAAGCGCATCAGCTTCAGGCGGCAGCGGTACATTTAACTACAGCTGGAACCCCGGCGGTTATGCAAATTCATCGATCACTAACTTGTCGCCTGCTGTGTATACATTAACTGTTACTGATGGTGTGAATGTTGGATGTACAGCAACAAAAACGGTGAACATTACACAACCGGGAATATTAATTCCTGCTATAGCCGGGACAAATGTTACTTGTAACGGACTTAACAATGGCAAGGCTACTTCAACTCCGACCGGCGGAACATCGCCTTACACATACGTATGGAATACCGGAAGTGCAACCAATTCAACAAGTGGGTTGGCACCGGGAACTTATTCATTGACTGTGACTGATTCGAAATCATGTACAGCGGTGTCAACAGTTGCCATCACTCAAAGCGCCGTGCTTGCAGTTATTATTAACACGCAGACAAATGTGGCTTGTTCAGGCGGGTCGACCGGAAGCGCTTCGGTCATCGCTTCGGGCGGAACAGGTACATTAACATACACCTGGGCCCCTTCAGGAGGAACTTCAGCTACCGCCACAGCCAGGCCGGCTGGTAATTATACAGTTACTGTCAGGGATGCGAATAATTGTTCAGCGACGGTGGTCATAAGCATTACTCAGCCTGCTGCCATAACAACAACACCTTCTGTAACTCCGTCGTCTTGTGGTGTTTCAGGCGGATCTGCAACAGTAACTCCTGCCGGTGGAATAAGCCCATATACGTATAGCTGGAGTTCGGGAATAACTGCAAATACTTCAACTGTCGCCGGTCTCTCTTCCGCGACATATACGATAACTGTCAGGGACGCTAACGCATGTTCTAAAACTCAAACACTTACCATAGCTGTGTCGAATCCCCTCGCCATTGTGCCAGGTAAAACCAACTTAACCTGCAATGGTTCAGCTAACGGGCAGATAGGAGTTACTGTGACCGGAGGCACTGGATCATATAATTACATATGGACTCCCGGCGGGGCAACCGCCTCAACCATTTCGGGTCTGACTGCCGGAACCTATACAGTGACAGTCAGGGACGCGGTAAACAGTTCATGTTCGGCAACATCAGCAGTTGCTATCACTCAACCTGCACTTTTAAATGTTACACTCACTCCTCAAAATATTGTTTGCTTCGGACAAACAAATGGCAGAGTAACGGCTGCTGCATCGGGTGGAGTAACAGGCTATACATACAGCTGGGCTCCTGTGGCCGGAGCAGGAAATGTCATATCAAATCTCAGTGCAGGCATATATACATTGACATTGACCGATGCGAATGCCTGTACAACAACAAAAACAGCCACGGTAGCGGAACCGCCTCCGCTAACACTTACCATGACAAAGAAAAATGTGACATGCATTGGTACATACGATGGCGGGGTTCGGGGAAAAGTTACCGGCGGCACGCCACTTTATACATACAACTGGCTGCCTGCAGTAGGGGTTACTGATACAATTGGAGGGCTTGGCCCGGGTACATATAAACTTACAATTACAGATGCGAATGGTTGCACTAAAGTGGATTCGGCAAAAATAACCGAACCTCCGGCCTTCTCTATTTCAACAGGAGGCGTAAACCCTACCTGCTATAATAGTGATGGTTCGGTCTATGTAAGTGTTGTTGGTGGTTCAGGTTCATTCAGCTATTCATGGATTCCGTCCGGCAGTACCGGAACAACTGTGAGCGGGCTTAGTGCGGGCAGTTACCAGGTTAGGGTCACCGATATAAGCACCGGGTGCGATACTCTTGGCACCATGGCACTCACGTATCCTGCTGTTGCACTCGCCATGAGCTCGACAAATGTGACCTGTAAAAGTTATGGCAATGGCATAGTCTCTGTCGTCGCTTCAGGTGCTGCGGCTCCGTATACTTATTTATGGAGCGCAGGGTCCGTTACAAATAGTGCTGTTACCGGACTATCCCCTGGTGCATATACTGTAACCGTAAATGATGCGGGTGGCTGTGTGAGAACAGGCAGTATAAGTATTACAGAGCCTTTAATTTTATCACTTTCAAAAACATCCGTAAATGTCAGTTGTTTTAATGGCAATAACGGAACAGCGTCAATAACTGCTGCCGGAGGTACTGCCGCTTACACCTATAGTTGGTCATCAACTCAAACAACAAACACCATTACCGGGTTAACAGCTGGAAAATATTTTATCACATTGACGGATCAGAAGAGTTGTACGAAGATCGATTCCGTGCAGATCGCACAACCTGCAGCACTCGTGACTACAACCGCTTCAATTGACGTAAGCTGTAACGGACAGGGTAATGGCCGGGTTAGTGTGAGTTTGATCGGGGGAACCGCGCCATATACGTATACATGGAATCCGGGGACAATTTTAAACGACACGATTTATAACATAGGCCCCGGAACGTATTCCGTTACTGTAAATGATTCCAAAGGATGTTCTGTTGTTGATAATGTAAGTGTTTCCCAGCCGTCAGCAATAACTGTTACTATGAACAGTACAAGTGCAGGCTGCGGCTCAAATACGGGCACTGCGGATGCGATAATCAGTGGAGGGGTCACCCCATATACTTATACATGGAGCACCGGCAGTACAAGCGCATCCGTGATCAATCTGCTTAAAGGAACTTATACAGTAACGGTGTCGGATAAAATGGGGTGCCTTAAAATTTCTACTGTTGTAATCACAGAGCCGACCGGTATCACAATCTCGTTTTCCAGTATCAACATAAGTTGTAACGGGGCCAACGACGGGCAGGTTACAGCAACGGCATCAGGCGGAACCGGAACGTATTCATACTCCTGGACACCGCTTGGCACCACTTCTGCAACATACTCTGCTTTATCGGCCGGTACTTATACAGTTGTAGTTGCTGATGCTGTAAATTCAAATTGTTCTGCACAGAGTACGGTAACTATAACAGAGCCGGTTGTTTTAAGCAGCGCGATAGCTCAAACCGGTACTTCCTGTTTTGGGATTGCGGATGGGAATTCCACTGTAACTGTTTCAGGAGGATCTCCGGCATATACATACAGCTGGAGTAATGGCGCAAGCAATGTAACAGCAGGACTGACCTTCTCGATCACTGGTCTCACAACTCAAACCTATTCGGTAAGCATCACAGATGGCAATGGGTGTACAACATCGCAGAGTGTTTCTATAACACAGCCGGCAACAATTAATTCAAGTGCTTTTGTTAAACAGGCTTCCTGCGGAAAATCGGATGGAAAGATATGGGTGACCGCCACTGGTGGAACCGGTTTGTATACATATTCCTGGTCTCCTTTATTCGGCATAACCGATACGCTGAAAGGCTTGTCTGCCGGAACATTCTATGTAGTTGTTACGGATGCGAATGGTTGTTCGCAAAAGGATACCGCAGAGATCCTGCTGAGTACAGTGATAAAAACAAAACTAAGCCAGGTGCCGGCCACCTGTTATGGCCGCAACAACGGACAAGTAATAGATACTGTGTCGGGAGGATCGGGCGCATATTTATATAACTGGAGCCCAGGGGGAAGCACAAATCCGAATCCAATCAACCTGACTCCCGGAATGTATACAGTTACAGTCAGTGATGCCGCGCTTGTCACTTGTTTCAAAATTGATTCCATTCTTGTTACAGAGCCTCCTGCGATCAGTATAAATCCTGCAATTACAAAAACGGCTTGTACCGGTAATAATAATTATGTCGCGACAGCTAATGTCAGTGGCGGAACACCAGGATATTTATACACCTGGAGTTTTGGAGGAACCAATCCTGTTGAAAGTAATTTGTCGCCCGGCACTTATGTGTTACAGGTGCAGGATTCGAATGGCTGCGATACCGCGGCTATATTCAGTATAACCGGATCTTCCACTCCGTTTATTCTTCCGCCCTCTGTGGTAAATCCAAAATGTAATTTTCCGAATGGCTCGATCGCGATATCCATATTCGGTGGCGCGACTCCTTATTCTTATTCATGGGGGCCTTCTGTAAGTGTCAGTGATAGTGCAAAAAATGTTTCCGCAGGTATTTATTCACTTACAGTTACTGATGCGTATAATTGCACCAATACCCGTACTATAACAGTTGTTTCTTCCTCGCTTCCTCCGAATTTAATTATGTCAGGCAGCTCTGCCGGTTGTTATGGCGCGAGTACAGGGAGCGCAAGTGCTGTTGCTAAGGCAGGATCACCTCCTTACACTTATTCGTGGTCTCCTTCAGGAACCACAACGGCAACAATAACAGGCCAGTCAGCGGGAACATATATTGTTACTGTTACAGATTCTAAATCATGTACGGTCACGGGAAGTGCTTCCATCTCGGAACCTTCGGCGATAACTCTTGCGGGCTCTTCTGTTGATGCCAGCTGTGATAATAGCAATGGATCGGCAAGTGTAAGTCCGGCCGGCGGAACTCCCGGTTATACGTATAGCTGGAGTAACGGGTCTTCGGCGCAAACGATCAGTAATGTATTGGGTGGAAACTATATGGTAACTGTAACTGATAATAATGGTTGTACAAAAACGATGGCCGTGGTTGTAAATACGACCAATAGTTTAACTGTAAGTGTTGTTGCAGCTGATATATTATGCTACAGCCAGTCAACAGGATCGGCGAGTGCAAGCATTACAGGCGGCACCCCTAATTTTACATATAGCTGGAGTAATGGTGCAACAAGTGCGACTGCCGCTAATCTGGCAGCCGGCAATTACTCCGTAACTGTGACCGACCAGAACGGATGTTCTTCAACTCAAACTGCAACGGTCACTGAGCCGGTGAGTCCGGTTACATTATCAGTTACATCTGTAAATGCCATTTGCGGGAAAAGTGATGGTTCGGTTACGGTAATTGCAAACGGGGGTACGCCCGGCTATTCATATAGCTGGAACTCCGGACCTACAAGCGCCGGTCTTACAGGTATATCAGCCGGTAATTATACCGTGACAGTTACAGACATTAATGGTTGCGGTCAGACGGCTGCAGCTGTTGTGACAAATGCGAATGGCCCTTCCATTAGTATAAATGTGCCGGCTAATGTATTGTGTTTCGGTAAAGCAACCGGTGAAGCTGTTGTGAATGTTACAGGCGGCACTCCGGCGTATACTTATAATTGGAATAACGGTGCCACCGGTGCTACTGCTGCCGGCTTAACAGCCGGTGCATATACAATAACGGTAACGGATCAAAACGGTTGTAGCACGACACAGGCCGCAAGTATCACCCAACCGGCCGATTCGGTTGCAGGAATAATTACGGTTACAAACGCTATGTGCGGAACAGGCGATGGTATCGTTACGATTGCTGTGTCCGGCGGCATTCCCGTTTATACATATAGCTGGAGCCAGGGTTCAACAGCGGCTACTATTTCGGGATTGACAGGAGGGATCTACAGTGTTACCGTAACGGATAATAACGGATGCAGTATAAATACTTCGGCAACAGTTATAACAATGCCGGGTATTTTGCTGAACATAATGGCGGACAGTACAACATGTGCGGAGACAACGGATGGAAAAATAAAGATAGTGCCCATTAGTGGAACTCCCGTATATACTTATAGCTGGAGTAATGGATCAACACTGGATTCTATTGTTAACCTTGCCGATGGAACATATTCTGTAACCATTACAGATGCCATCGGCTGTCAGATGTCTACAAGCGTGGCCATTACTTTTGCGAATTCAACGCCGGTGGCTGATTTCAGTTTTACTCCTTCGGGCATTGTGCGTCCCGAGAAGCAAATATTTTTTACCGACCTTTCTACTTCAGGGTCTTCGCTGTTATGGAATTTTGGCGAGTCGGACCCTTATAATAATACTTCAACGCTTCCCGATCCTTCACATTCATATTATTATATGGGAGTTTATTGTATAAGTCTTGTTGCAACAAATACAGCGGGTTGTTACAGCAGCGTACAAAAATGTATTGAGGTATACGCCGACTCAATGTTTGTACCGAATGTGTTTACGCCGAACAACGACGGGTCAAATGATCTTTACTCAGTTAAAACTTATGGCATGAGAAATTTTGATTTCCAGATATTCGACCGCTGGGGACTTATAGTATTTCAGGGAGGCAGCACTTCTAAGATAGATTGGGATGGAAGAACACCTTCGGGGATGGAAGCTCCGGATGGAACTTATTATTATTTATATACCGGAGAGTCGCTTAAGGGCAAAAAATACCAGGGATCTGGATTTTTGGAGTTGATTCGTGGAAAGAAATAG
- a CDS encoding PadR family transcriptional regulator: MYSSELIKGTLKTIVLKLLADNKKMYGYEITQRVKELTLDKIQITEGALYPTLHALEADGLVTTQTEYIGKRVRKYYTLSPTGKSKTKEKVSELADFMDTMRFLLDIKPTTA, translated from the coding sequence ATCTACTCATCAGAATTGATAAAAGGAACCCTTAAAACAATCGTTTTAAAATTGCTTGCCGACAATAAAAAAATGTATGGTTATGAAATTACCCAGCGGGTAAAAGAATTGACATTAGATAAAATCCAGATCACAGAAGGCGCTTTGTACCCCACATTACATGCGCTGGAAGCCGATGGTTTGGTAACCACGCAAACAGAATACATTGGCAAACGTGTACGAAAATATTATACGCTAAGTCCTACCGGAAAATCAAAGACAAAAGAAAAGGTAAGTGAGCTCGCCGACTTTATGGACACCATGCGGTTTTTACTTGACATTAAACCAACAACAGCATAA